Part of the Salarias fasciatus chromosome 23 unlocalized genomic scaffold, fSalaFa1.1 super_scaffold_20, whole genome shotgun sequence genome, cttgtttccatggagactgaggtgtttttgaaaaattgTTTTCTCCCATTTTCATGGGAACGCAGAAGGTCGTGTCTTGGaaaaactcagttttttttatccCGTTCCCATGGAAAAGAGtcaaagtgtttctgaaaacTTTTGTCTTCTCCCATTTCTATGGAAACACAGTCGGCGTGTCTTTGGAAAGTTGTGTTGTTTTCCACCGTTTCCGTGGAGAAGGGGTccggtttcttttcttttttatcgaAAAGTGACGTTTTTAACGTCGGATTTGTTtctcttaaattaagatacttttaatttgaaagaattTATCCTAAATCAAGCAAAATGAGTCATTTTCGCTCAAAACAAGCTCATAGAAACTTGGTTAaggtttagattttttttgcagtgtgctAGGCGATCTCTCCCCTGGCGGTGTCGGGTTACGCTGTGACTCACCACAGCCCGGTGAGCACGGTGTTCTCGGCCAGCACCACGGTGTAGTACACCACCATCCTGGACCGCGTGCGGCCCTCCTTGACGTTGAACCAGCAGAAGATGTAGACGATGCCCACCACCATGTTGAACAGCACCTCCTCCCACTTGGACATGCAGAAGTCGGTGCCGCCGTGCACCACCCAGAACGCCATGGCGCACCAGTGCAGCACCACGAAGATGCCGAAGTAGATGTGGAAGAGCGAGGCGAAGAGCGCCAGCGCCAGCACGCGTGACGAGATGGTGAACAGGCGCCAGAAGAGGTGCAGCAGCGCGCCGCGGTAGCTCATGCTGCGCTGGTCGTCGCGGGAGTCACGCAGCAGCTTGTGGTAGGAGGCCAGGACCCAggcgagggagaggagggaggcgagCGAGGAGATgcctgaagagagagagaggtgagaaaTGTGATTCCTATTGACTGTAAATAAAGATGGACAAAGTTAGCGTGACggcatccatagactgtatgtaaaagatgggcggagctaacgtgacgtcaGCATAGACTATATGTAAAAGATGGGCGGGGCTAATGTGacatcatccatagactgtatgtaaaagatgggcggagctaaagtgacgtcatccatagactgtatataaaagatgggcggcgCTAACATGGCGCCATccatactgtatataaaagaagggcggagctaacgtgatgtcatccatagactgtatataaaagatggacaGAGCTAATGTGACGTAacccatagactgtatatagccaatgggcggggctaacgtgacatcatcactagactgtatataaaagatgggcggagctaatgtaACGTCacccatagactgtatatagccgatgggcggagctaatgtgacaTTATCCATAGACTATATAAAAGActggcggagctaacgtgacgtcatccATAGGCTGTATAaaaaaggtgggcggagctaatatgatgtcatccatagactgtatagaaaagatgggcggagctaacgtgacgttCTGAAATCCCGTCTTGAGGAtgtgagcaggacgtctccatattgaacactgtaaaccagatgtaaatgtgattggtggAGCCTGTCATGTggccgcatcacgtggacagaggaggcgctgtgattggtccattTATGCTAAACTTTAACTCCTAAAATCAAACCAACAGAggatttatatgaaaatcagagtctggttgTAGAAACTactgacagagaccagaacatggagctgcatgtgtttatttactctctgaaaatcagcatttttgaatgggttccaatgagagaccaacatcatcgccccctgctggaattctCCTGGTATTAcagctctcctgcagcttcaccGTTATCTCCTGGAGCTTATATTCACCCCAGGGAGCCTCgaataaagaaacatttaacGGGGTGAGTCTTGATTGATCATGAAGTTATTTTTAATAtcccagctgcccccccccccctacacacacacacacacacacacacacacacacacacacacacacacacacacacacaccgtccctGTGCTAGTCACATGTTTACATTGAATGTGTCCCCAAAAACCTCCTGAGTGATCAGGGTGAGTAACGGCAGTGGGCGGAAGCCTGGATGATGCATCCGAGTGATGAAGgtaagaggaggacgagggagtggagacacacacacacacacacacacacacacacacacacacacacacacacacacacacacacacacactcacactcacgaTCGGTACCTGGGCAGATGAATGACAACAATCTGAGAACCAGTCTAAAACCATGTGACAACCAATGAAAAAACATGTGaaaaccagtccagaaccagtttgagaaccagtccagaaccagtcTGAAACCATCAGAGAACCAGTCTTAAGCCAGTCTGAGAACCAGTCTAGTACTATGTGAGAACCAGTCCTGAAGCAGTCCAAACCATCTGACAATCGATCTAGAACCATGGGAGAACAAGTCCAGAGCCATCTGAGAACCAGTCTAGAACCATTTGAAAACTAGCTTAGAAACTCCTGAGAACCAGCCAAAAAGGCCATTGTAGAACCAGTCTAAAACAATCTGAGACCCAGTCCAGAACTAGTCCTAGAACCAGTCTAAAACCATCTGAAAACCAGTATAAACCATGTGACAAATGGTCTAAAAACACCTGAGGAGCAGTCTAAAACTATTGTCGAATCAGTCTGAAACCAAATAAGAACCAGTCCTGAACCAGCTCCGAGCTGTCTGAAAATCAGCATAGCGATACCTGAGAACCAGTCTAAAACCATGTGAGAACCAGTCTAGAACCAGTCCAGAACAATCTGAAAACCAGTGTAGAACCATCTGGAAAGTAGTCTAAAACCATGTGAGAACCAGTCTACTGTCCAGAACCATCTGAAAACCAGTCAAGAACCATCTGAGAACCAGTCTAAAACCAGTCGAGAACCATCTGAAAGCATGTCTAGAACCATCTGAGGACCAGTCGAATACCAACTGAGAACTAGTCCAGAACCAGCCCAGAATCAGTCCAGAACCATTTGAGAACCAGTCTGAAACCATGTGAGAATCAGTCTACTGTCTAGGACCATGTGAGAACCAGTCTAGAACCATCTGAAAACCGGTCTAAAATCATGTGAGAACCAGTCTACTGTCTAGGACCATTTGAGAACCAGTCTGAAACCATGTGAGAATCAGTCTACTGTCTAGGACCATTTGAGAACCAGTCTAAAACCATGTGAGAACCAGTCTACTGTCTAGGACCATTTGAGAACCAGTCTGAAACCATGTGAGAATCAGTCTACTGTCTAGAACCATCTGAGAACCAGTCCAGGACCATCTGACAATCAGTCCAGAACCATCTGAGAAGCAGTCCAGAACCGGGGTGGGGTAGTGTTGGGTCTGGGGTTCCACCTACACTGCAGCGTCTCGGCCCGGTTCTCCTGGATCAtgatgcagagctgcaggaccaGCTGCGGCGCCGACTCCAGGAAAGTCTCCAGCAGGCGCAGCATGTTGACGTCGGCGTACTCGAACATCATGGCCCAGTACCAGCGGCGCTGGTGCTCCTTCTGCCGCCGCGACATCACGCCCAGGTACAGCGTCCGGATgtacctgcagggggcggggttAATGAGTAACGTCCAATCACAGTGCAGCAGGTCAGGGAAAAACTGCAAATTGTGAGCTATCAtgacgtcatccatagactgtgTATGAAAGATGGGCGGGGCTATCATGACGTCATCCTTAGACTGTATATAAaggatgggcggagctaacgtgaaatcatcactagactgtatataaaagatgggcgaaGCTAACGTGATGGCATCCATacactgtatataaaagatgggcggggCTAAGGTGACATCATCCTTAGACCGTATATAAaggatgggcggagctaacgtgacgtcatccatagactgtatataaaagatcaaaaaacatcaaagtaaaagtgtcttagtttaagtaaaaaaattttttttcttaaattaagaaacttttactctgaaataagtataaaaaaatctacaattttcacttgttctattggaaTTTTGCCCCTTAAATTAaagtacttttattttgaaataataaaaaaaatctacaaatttTTACTTGTTGTCTTGGCAATTATTTTTTCTTACATTAATTCTACTTTGAATTAAGTAAAACAATCTACAATTTCACTTGTTCTactggcagatttttttcttaaattaagaaacttttactctgaaataagcaaaaacaaaaattcaaattttaacTTGTTCTATTGGAAATTTTTCCCTGAAATTATGGTACTTTTATTtagaaataattttaaaaatctACCTTTTCTCACTTGTTCTGTTAGCAAGTACTTTTTCTTAAATCATTTCACTttaaattaagtaaaaaaaaaatctacaattttcacttgttctattggcagatttttttctacagatttcaaagtaaaagtatcctaattttaaaaaaaatccaccaatagaagaagtgaaaactcttaatttcagagaacttctcttaaatcaagtctttctgtCTTGATGACATAcaatttttaagtgaatttatcttaaatcaagtaaaatgagacattttcactcaaagcaACTTTTAAAAACTTGCTTACAGTGTATCATACATGTGGGTGTGAATTCCATTAAAATACCTCCAGGCTCTTACAGCAGTCatcatatacatacatacatatatatacatacatacatacatatatatatataaatatatatatatatatatatatatatatatatatatatatatacacacacacacacacatatatatatatatatatatatatatatatatatatatatagacacaCGCTCATATCTAACAATAACGAGTGCGCTCGTGCACGTGCGTATAGTTAAAGTGGGTGTCATCgtgcacgcacgtgcacgctcCTCCATTATTCATGGGCCTGTATATGGATGCCGATTAACATCCGTCCGACTGGGATCCACAGTAAAGCATCAATATTGCAGCATctggaaggaggggggggggggacacgcCCACTTTTGTGTATGTTGGGGGGGGATCCCCCCTCCAACATACTCTCGTCCTTGACTCAATAACAATGAAGTGTATAGATCTattacggggggggggggggggggggggggggggggggggggggatctcgAGCATATGCAGCCAGTTActgtaaaccccccccccacccacttaacacacaaacacacacagttatcccccccccccccttttcctcCTTATCTTCCAGCGATCTGTCTCAATCGGACTGTACcattattccccccccccccttttcagGTGGGACAGTCCATTCTGCAGGCaaaaaaaggagaggggggggggttctgttcatgcacgcgcacacgcaccaCTCTACCCATCCAGCCAGAGGCGAGTGGACACCATTAGTGTTCTTGGatagcgcgtgtgtgtgtttgtgtgtgtgttcgctccAATTATCACTTAATACAGTCCCAAccgtgcgcgtgcgcgcgcgtgcgtaaCAGGGATGTTGCCAGAAGCGCCTCTCTGTACTCTCCACGTGAAAAGAGCCGTgacaccctttttttttcattatttccaaCACGCACGcgcatacacacatgcacgcacgtgCACGATCCTTTTTTCTCACAGTCAAGTGGCCAGTTGGCATCGTTTCTGGAGAAGACTGCAAagtttcaagtgtgtgtgtaagtgtgcgcgtgtgtgtatgtgtgtgtgtgtgtgtgtgtgatctcacacacacacgcgcacacagaTCAGGGATCACGAGTGTCTTTCTCAGCCTGTCACTGCTCATCAAGTCGACtctctagtgtgtgtgtgcgcgtgtgtgtgtgtgtgagagagatcagatgtgtgtgtgcgcgtgatcAGGCGCGCGTGCGCGTTACCTCCACACTTGCCCCAGCTGCAGGACGTGTATGGCGGCCTGCCACATCCACACGGCGGCCAGCTGCAGCCGGTCCCTCCCGGGGTCCAGGCAGCCGTGCACGTGCGCGTGCGCGCCGTCACCCCCGCCTCGCTTACTcagcccctccacctccccgaGCCCCCCGCCGGTGTAGTCCTGCACGAACCACCGGAAGCTCAGGATCTGCACGAGCACGGAGGGCACGAGCGCGAAGAAGAGCGTGAGGCCGAACCACAGGTAGTCCCGCCGCCGGTAGTAGTCCGCCGCGAGGCAGAGGTCGGTACCGACGTCCCAGAAGAACACGAGCAGCGCGAGCACGATCCACAGGCAGTCCAGCCACAGCTGCTCGCGCGGGGGGCAGTGCGTCTCGCGCACGCCCCCCGCGATCGTcccggttcctcctcctcctccaagaaGAGACCCGAGGCACGCGGACCGGCAGCCCCAGTAGCACGCGCTCGTGCGGCAGCACTGGCAGATGTGGATGGCGGCCGAGTCCAGCGGCTCCTCCGCGTGCACGTCGTACAGCTGCGCGAAGCTCTTGCCGTCCGATTGCGCGGCCATGTCGGCCCCCTCCTGCTTCTTCGTGTTCTTCTTggccccccccgccgccgccgccgcttcctgcGATAAGCACGAGAGGCGCACCGTGGCGGCGGTGGTCGGTGGCGGCGGGGCGCGCGCACTCCAGgtagctgctgatgctgctgctgctgctgctgtcctccccCCGCCGCTCCCCTTCCATCAGAGcggccccccccctcccggtcccgctcccggtcccggtccccgCTCTAGTCCCGCACCGGGCCCGCATCGTCCCGTCCTCCGGTCATCTGGAGGCTATGACGTAATGCATATCCCGCCAGAGACTtcaatggatgaatgaatgaatgagcgcGCGCGTGCGTGGATGTGCGCGCGTAATCTTCTCAGATCACGAtcttaaaaataaagataaatcaaAAGAAATAAGATCAGCCGATCATCGGAGTCCCGCACGCGCTCCGGCGTCGATCCgcagctccttcctcctcttcctcctcctcacttgttcttcttcttctcacacaCTCCGCCCTCTGCCGGatcacacacatctgcacacactctctctctctctctctctcacagacacacacctctgtgCGTAAAAGCGCGAGGGGTCGTGAAGTGCATCCGTGCGCACGTGCGCGTCATTTCAGCAGGACAGCTGGATTTGGAGTCTTTTAGATGAAATGAAGTCGTTTTGTGTCTCGTTTATGGATTCTTTCAGCACGAGGAATGATCGAGGATCGATATGTTGACAAATTGAGCAGCTGGAGCCAGAATAGAggaagaacagaaacagaactcacgaagaaatgggaaaaatgaGGTGtgaagtttcagtttattttgaatGGTTGTGACTGAAGTCAGTGgataaaacctgcagaaccagactcagaaacctgcagaaccagactcagaggtacagaaacctgcagatccaggttcagaaacctgcagaaccaggatcagaaacctgcagaaccagactcagaaacccgcagaaccagactcagcgGTACAGAAACCTACAGATCCAGGTTccgaaacctgcagaaccaggatcagaaacctgcagaacaggctcagaggtggagaaacctgcagaaccagactcagaggtacagaaacctgcagaaccaggctcagaaacctgcagaaccaggatcagaaacctgcagaaccaggctcagaggtggagaaacctgcagaaccaggctcagagttggagaaacctgcagaaccagactcagaggtacagaaacctgcagaaccaggctcagaaacctgcagaaccagactcagaaacctgcagaaccaagCTCAGAGGTggtgaaacctgcagaaccaggtttagaggtggagaaacctgcagaaccagactcagaggtggtgaaacctgcagaaccagactcagaggtacagaaacctgcagaaccaggctccgaaacctgcagaaccagactcagaaacccgcagaaccagactcagaggtacagaaacctgcagaaccaggctcagaggtggagaaacctgcagaaccaggttcagaaacctgcagaaccaggctcagaaacctggagaaccagactcagatCGGGAGAAAAATTCCaacttttaaatattaaaacacatcataTTGATTTCTTCTCATTCGTGTAACAACAATCCAATACCTCTCCAATCGGAGCAATGCTTTCGAGAGGAAGATCGAAAACTACAGGatgtttacactgtaaaaaaatctaaatctgagcaagtttttaaaacttgatttaaggtaaattcacttaaatattatatttcatcgagatagaaagacttgatttaagaggtGTTCTCCGAAATCAAGACACActgcaaattttccagtgttgaattaactctgaaagtgttaagagtggtctcatatatacactgttgtagtgttaaatgtaagtgttaaaatttAAAGtattcattctaagaattaacactgtatagagttaaatcggaacactggtcaacagagaagAATATGAATATAActccacagagtgtcagcattagaaaattaacactggtcagtgttgagattttaacactacaaaagtgtatatatgagaccactctttaacactttcagagttaattcaacactggaaaatttgctgtgcagTTTTACCTTCTTtgatttgcagatttttttttctttcagaaacttttattttaaaataatttaaaaaatgttttttttttcttcttgtattcaaatgttgtgtttctgcagaaagtGTTGAGGGAAGGACGACCTTTGCAGCAGCAGTTTATTCCAACACCAAAACAGCTGATTCAGCACAAAAAGTAGAGTTTTCCCTGAAACGCTGACTCAGCGTTCTAATTCAGACACACCTCGGACTTTAATCAGCTTCGataaatattatttttctgctttatttaagCTGAATTTAGTTCATATTTACTGAAATCTGACTGTTTTAATAGATTTAGACACATGGAAGCACTTTATTGGCTGATTTGCTTCATTTACCTTCTCAGTTCTTGCTTTCAATTCAAATACAGTacagatgcattgtgggacatTGTTTCTTTATCCCTCTGTAtcacaggtgcattatggggcattgtttttttcccatccaAGTGGATtgtgggacattgttttttccaTCCAGATGCATCACGGGACATTGTTTTTACAAGTGgattatgggacattgttttttttccctccaggtgcattatgggacattgtcTTTTTCATTCTTGTACAGTACAGGTGCTTTATGGGACACTGTTTTTCCATCCAAGTGCATTGTGGGACTTTTTTTCATACCTGTACAGtacaggtgcattgtgggacatTGTTTTTCCATCCCTGTACTGtgcaggtgcattatgggaggttgtttttccctccaggtgcattatgggacactGTTTTTCCATTCAAGTGCATTGTGGCACTTTTTTTCATACCTGTAcagtacaggtgcattatgggacattgtttttgcatcCCTGTACTGtgcaggtgcattatgggacattgttttttcatctctgtgcagtacaggtgcattatgggacattgttttttcatctctgtgcagtacaggtgcattatgggaaattgtttttccatccaAGTGCATTGTGGGACTTTTCCTTCCATACCTGTAcagtacaggtgcattatgggacattgctTTTCCATCCCTGTACTGtgcaggtgcattatgggacattgttttttcatctctgtgcagtacaggtgcattatgggaaattgtttttccatccaAGTGCATTGTGGGACTTTTTCTTCCATACCTGTAcagtacaggtgcattatgggacattgtttttccATCCCTGTACTGtgcaggtgcattatgggacattgtttttttcatctctgtgcagtacaggtgcattatgggaaattGCTTTTCCATTCCTGTATGtgcaggtgcattatgggactttttttttccatccagatgcattatgggacttttttttcctacctgtccagtacaggtgcattatgggtgttAGATTCCTCATTTTGATGCTAATAAACTAATAAGATGTGGATTCCATGCACTCCAATTCTGGAACGTCCCAGAATTCCAGTTCTTTTATTGGGGACCTAAAACACACACGAgatgaaaatgtgattaattagattaattttttgaTCGCCTGGCCGCACTGATTACGATACAATCGTATGTATTGCATCACAAACggtgcagagctgctgctgctgcatccctccctccctccatccccccctccatccctccatcatcccctCCAGTGGGCCGGCTGCCCGGTGGCTGTGCCAGCCTAATCAGCCGGAacatatgtgtgtgagagagtgtgtgtgtgtttgtgtgtgtgatctttGCTCAGAGGCTGGAGTTTGTGGATTGTGAGAAActgggatggagggaggaggaggaggaggaggaagaggaggggggggtctgCTGGGAAAGCTGAGAGAAATCGTAGGGGATGGGTGGAGGAAtcggatggagggatggaggaagaggaggggaaaaggatgagaggatgaaaggatggatggagatcgaggaagaggaggatgaggatgatctGGAAAGGATGAAGGTCAGAAGAAGGAGaagtgaaagaaagagagaattTCCTTCTTCCTATATGCTGTGCTaacgacccccccacccccccccccccccccccccccccccataggAACACTCACACTCACGTGCACGGcattacacacatacacacacacacacacacacacacacacacacacacttcctccgaAGCCTCCTGcactttcctccctctccctgtcCACTGGAGATTAGCCgctctgttgtcatggcaacccAGGGCTGCTGCgagaccagtgtgtgtgtgtgtgtgtgtgtgtgtgtgtgtgtgtgtgtgtgtgtgtgtgtgtgtgtgcaaagccGCCTGCGTGCGAGACAATGAGAGGTGCGTGACGACACGGCGCTCGTGCCGTTTAGAGGACGAGCGCACGAGATCTGAGGCGCCAAAATAAAAGATGGTGAATGAACGAATAGAGTAGATCCAACCATTACTGcagcatttcaaagtaagagtatcttcatttaagaaaaaagaaaaaaatctgccaaaagaaaaagtaaaagtaaagattatttttacatatttcagagtaaaagtatcttaattcaaagaaaaaaaatctgccaatagaacaagtatAACTGTAGAATTTCgtaatttatttcaaagtaaaagtatcttaaatgaagggaaaaaaaaatctgtcaatgGATAAAGTtacaaaatgtagaaaaaaaatgctgaaaaggtGTGCTCCATGGTTAAAAGGAAGATAAAGGCTGTAAAAAGTATAAAAGAAGGCTGCATATGGATCTTTAGCACCTGGTTGATGAGGGGACAAGGTCAGTCTCCATGTTTATTGTGCAAATGTCATTTGTTATGctttgtggagtttgaatgGACTGCTAAATGGGATGGTTGTGACAGTTTCATGTATTAGATGGTGCCCATGTACGTCACGCAAGGTATACTGTATATGTTCAGTATTGATGAAAGACGAAGCTAAATACAGTGGGGGCTTGTATATTTGATTTCATGGTTTAAAAAAGGCAACATTGTTAAAATGTCCCTTTATCTTTGCCTAtctttgaataggggtaggggagagggggagggctatttcacccctgtcagcgaagtctgcatcgatgctccctattctcaataggggtaggcggagtttcgcatcggccagaaaaaaaaacaaacaaacatggtgCCCACCaaggagtcgcacaaatgtaagcttGCGTTCTgaatactatttaaaaagctataaaaagtgtatttgcttcactgaaatttATAGATATAGTAgagtgacagtgtcccagtcctggattaacgttttagcgctgcgtagCACTGTTTCCGATCGTAcatttgtaacttctgaagagcactaatcactgaactaatgtcatcttttatcatgtttttaacgtaatatgtttgacacagggacccccgatgaaacccgactggaTTCAGcttagaggtgaaaatgaagaaaacgttttgaaatcaaaatacagcgccaaaacacattgggagtaagttatattattcgtctaagctataatatgtcagtaataaaacgtgtttatataaatatatatgtattaatttaggaaattcataaaagtaAAAGGCTTGGAAGGAGAAGtgacagcccagcaagcttcaaaaaagtgggagaacttgaaaaagaaatataaggtaaataataataccattattaaaaagcaaaagtaatttctaatgtaatttctatcatttctaatatccataattttgtGTTGTTATAGGACCTGAAACTTGTCAAATCTGGCTCAGgcacagaggagggggaaacCACTGCTGCAAATTATTTCgaaaggggtatcccaattcatagtgctgcaaagacagCCCGAGCCCTCAGCCCTGTTCTAAAAGGGGTAAGAGaatgataggggtagggccaagggctgagggggaggagaaaggggtagaattgggattggcccttgaTTTCACGTTCCCACGTACCGCCGAAGTGTTTCAAGAGCAGCAAAGCtggcctgcagctctgcagctccgcctctgAAGTTGGTGTCCCTGTCAGCCAGGATCTCCAATGGCTTGCCTCTGCGAGCAATGAAGCAATGAAGGGCCTTCAGGAAGGCGTCGTCGGTGTTCATGCTCTCCAGTAGGTCCACGTGCACGCAGCTCGTCGTCATGCACTTGAAAATCAGACCCCACTGTTTCTCTGTGCGCCGGCCCACCCTGCCATGCTTTGGGACCCAGAGCTCGGGGCTTGCCTTGCGTCTCAGCAGTGGAGTAGCGTATCTTGTTACACCATCAACCTCCACCTGGATTGTGCGCTGTTCTAACACTTCGAGTGCCTGCTGATCTTCTTTGGAGTGGGTAGCAGTTTTGGTGTTGGCGTAGGGCGTTATGTCAACTTCCCGCAAACGTTCCACATGTCGTTGCGGCTCTGTGTTGGGAGACATGGTGAAAAAACAGTGATGATGTTCACCAGTGGGGCTAATGCTGGCTGGGCCTTGCAGTGTCCAGCCGAGAGCAGTACGCATGGCTAGGGGACTCCCAGGGGGACCAGCTCGGACTGGATGCTTTGGAATTAAGTAGGTGTGGAAAGTCGGAGCCTATGAGCAGCAGTGGCTGGACCTTGTCAACCATCGGGAGTGGAAGACCTTGCAGGTGTGGGGATTTGTGCATGAGCGACTTGACAGGATAGCTGTGTTCAGACAAGCTCAGCTCATCGGCGGTGAAGGCGTGGTGGAtgctgtgtctttgttttggagCAAGAGCTGAGGAGATGTCGAACGAAACTGCAGCCCCCTTGTAGATGAATCACCTCATGGCGTACAGTGCGCAGCGGCAGGCTTTCAGGGTCTTTGGTTAAATAAAGTTGCTGGACTGCTGAGGGAAGGATGAGAGTCCGCTCTGATCCATCATCCAGGATGACGAAACCTTCCACCGAGTGTTCAGCATTGTACAGGCGTACTTTCACCAGCTTCAGCATAACTCTCTGTGGACCGCTCGGGCGATCAACGTAGATGGTGTTGGGAGCAGCAGTGACCATCAAAACCTTTTTGGTTTCTTGGCGGCACGCTTCGTGAAGCACAGTAAGATATTGTTGCTTGCACACTTGGCAGGGCTTCTTGAGTGTACATGCCTCGGGTGTATGGTTTCTGccacacc contains:
- the xkr6a gene encoding XK-related protein 6 encodes the protein MAAQSDGKSFAQLYDVHAEEPLDSAAIHICQCCRTSACYWGCRSACLGSLLGGGGGTGTIAGGVRETHCPPREQLWLDCLWIVLALLVFFWDVGTDLCLAADYYRRRDYLWFGLTLFFALVPSVLVQILSFRWFVQDYTGGGLGEVEGLSKRGGGDGAHAHVHGCLDPGRDRLQLAAVWMWQAAIHVLQLGQVWRYIRTLYLGVMSRRQKEHQRRWYWAMMFEYADVNMLRLLETFLESAPQLVLQLCIMIQENRAETLQCISSLASLLSLAWVLASYHKLLRDSRDDQRSMSYRGALLHLFWRLFTISSRVLALALFASLFHIYFGIFVVLHWCAMAFWVVHGGTDFCMSKWEEVLFNMVVGIVYIFCWFNVKEGRTRSRMVVYYTVVLAENTVLTGLWYAYRDPALTDSYAVPALCGVYLTFAGGVLVMLLYYGFLHPATAHLTPSPASSCCAQLLWGLPLPPSAPPTAPPTPAHMAKEEDDDVAVETCLPVFQVRATAPSAAKQEGPLIKIDMPRKRYPAWDAHYVDRRLRRTINILQYVTPAAVGIRYRDGPLLYELLQYESSL